TATGCATCTTCAATCTCCTGGCCTGTAATTCGGAACTTGCCATCTAAATCGGTTCCATCGAACTCTTGGGTGTATCTAGAAACCGCACTATCACCTTCCTTTCTGATCGTGCGCACAATCTCTTCAACATGAGTATACAATTTACTTCTGTTTGTTTTCCTATTGGGCCACCTCGATTCTAGCAGATCTTGAGGAGCGGAGGTTACTCTTCTGATATTCAGTTTTCCATCTGTCATTGACTACAACCTCCATCAACACCAATCGAATCAAGAGGTAAAACCTGCCTGGGCTCATACACAACAAGACCCTGTGCCAATTTCCGAAGTATAGGGATGAATTTGAGGTACTGCTGTCTAGCAATGACAGTATTGACTGCTACCCAGTCTTCATCAGAAAGCGGGGATATAGTGGGTCTCTTGAGAGCAGGTAGCCGTTGCAACAGCTCATTGAGGTTCTCTTTTTTCACGTTTACAAACACGTGAAGTTTCTTTCTGCCATCAATGACCCCTTTCAGTAAAGTCATAATATCCATGATTTTTGAGGCCTTCGCTGAATCTGCAAGAGATTCCTTATTTGAAATCAGCACTGCAGACGATTCCATGAGTACTTCAATGACTTTGAGACCATTTCGCCTGAGAGACGTACCTGTATCAACCACCTCCACAATGGCTTCTGCAGCAATTGGGGGTTTGGCTTCAGTTGCTCCAAACGATAGGTACACAGATACACTGGGGTTATTCCCTGTTCTCCACCATGGGGTTACCACCAGAGGCTTTTTGTCTCCAAAATACTTCCGATATACTTCGTTCTCTTGTATTGTCCTTGTGGCGATATTGGGGTATTCGGTAGCTATTCTTAGATTTTTGTTTTCTTTTGCAAATTTCTCGAGAAGATCTGACAGGGATGATACACCATCCATTCGTTTCTGCACTGCAACTGCTAGGGAAATGGTGCTATATTCGAGATTGAGTAGGGTTTCTACCTCAGATTCAGTCTCGGTGATCCAATCTGCACCAGTTATGCCGATATCCTGCAACCCCTCCTCCACATAAATCGGGATTTCTTGCGGTCGCAGAATTCTTATTTTGATATGCTGATCATTTATTGATGGGCTGTATGTGCGCTTTTCCCCAGATATCTTGTAGCCGGCACGTTCCATTGTTTTCATTGTGTCTTTCATCAAATGTCCATTTGGCAAAGCAAGTCTTACTTGTTCCATAAGAAATCACCTAGAATTAAGTCCGGATTTGTAGAAGTTTGGAGCAACTCAATGTATGGAGTATATTGTGTTCTGAAATTCACATTGGCTGTCCTGAAAAAGAATACTTGCGGAGAAGCCACTAGAGGTTGTCTGCTGTTGACATCTATGACTTGTGCATTACAGATGAACACAATCGCCACAGATGAACACAATACCTCATTGTGCGCTTCACCTAGACTTTGCGGTTGTATGACGACATATAAACATTGTTGTATAGAT
This portion of the Candidatus Thorarchaeota archaeon genome encodes:
- the hisG gene encoding ATP phosphoribosyltransferase; protein product: MEQVRLALPNGHLMKDTMKTMERAGYKISGEKRTYSPSINDQHIKIRILRPQEIPIYVEEGLQDIGITGADWITETESEVETLLNLEYSTISLAVAVQKRMDGVSSLSDLLEKFAKENKNLRIATEYPNIATRTIQENEVYRKYFGDKKPLVVTPWWRTGNNPSVSVYLSFGATEAKPPIAAEAIVEVVDTGTSLRRNGLKVIEVLMESSAVLISNKESLADSAKASKIMDIMTLLKGVIDGRKKLHVFVNVKKENLNELLQRLPALKRPTISPLSDEDWVAVNTVIARQQYLKFIPILRKLAQGLVVYEPRQVLPLDSIGVDGGCSQ